Proteins from a single region of Hymenobacter aquaticus:
- a CDS encoding carbohydrate kinase family protein, which yields MSENIVCFGEILWDVLPTGKQPGGAPFNVAVHLHQLGVPAALISRVGDDELGTELLDFITSKGLSPAYVQEGKTHLTGVVKANVDDANEVTYKIVHPVAWDYVQHEARLDALVEQADMFVFGSLAARSPATRETLYRLLPHARFRVFDVNMRPPHYTKEVVKYLLGKADLVKMNHHELQEIMGWFGAETDPGAAMQWLAERFGLQAVCVTCGADGALLWTGNHLYRAPGVRVEVKDTIGSGDSFLAALLKGWLRGQEPGECLRFACATGALVATHLGATPAFTEADVYALTSPPAPLLEERGA from the coding sequence ATGTCTGAAAACATAGTCTGCTTCGGCGAAATCCTGTGGGACGTGCTGCCCACCGGCAAGCAGCCCGGCGGGGCACCCTTCAACGTGGCCGTGCACCTGCACCAGCTGGGCGTGCCCGCCGCGCTGATCAGCCGCGTCGGCGACGACGAGCTGGGCACCGAGCTGCTCGACTTCATCACCAGCAAAGGCCTCAGCCCCGCCTACGTGCAGGAGGGCAAAACCCACCTGACCGGCGTAGTGAAAGCCAACGTGGACGATGCCAACGAGGTGACTTACAAGATTGTGCACCCCGTGGCCTGGGACTACGTGCAGCACGAAGCCCGCCTCGATGCCCTGGTGGAGCAGGCCGATATGTTCGTGTTTGGCAGCCTGGCCGCCCGCAGCCCCGCCACCCGCGAAACGCTCTACCGCCTGCTGCCCCACGCCCGGTTCCGGGTGTTCGACGTGAATATGCGCCCGCCGCACTACACCAAAGAGGTGGTGAAATACCTGCTGGGCAAGGCCGACCTGGTAAAGATGAACCACCACGAGCTCCAGGAAATCATGGGCTGGTTTGGGGCCGAAACCGACCCGGGCGCGGCCATGCAGTGGCTGGCCGAGCGGTTTGGGCTGCAAGCCGTGTGCGTCACCTGCGGGGCCGATGGAGCCCTGCTCTGGACCGGCAACCACCTCTACCGCGCCCCCGGCGTGCGGGTTGAGGTGAAAGACACCATCGGCAGCGGCGACTCGTTTCTGGCCGCCCTGCTCAAGGGCTGGCTGCGCGGGCAGGAGCCGGGCGAGTGCCTGCGCTTCGCCTGCGCCACCGGGGCACTGGTGGCCACTCACCTCGGGGCCACGCCCGCCTTCACCGAGGCCGACGTATACGCGCTGACCTCACCCCCGGCCCCTCTCCTTGAAGAGAGGGGAGCCTGA
- a CDS encoding glycoside hydrolase family 32 protein, whose amino-acid sequence MKKSFLLALSLASLTHLTQAQTAAPLPPATPQYRPAYHFSPARMWMNDPNGMVYSQGVYHLFFQHYPEAMVWGPMHWGHATSKDLVHWQEQPIALFPDKLGWIFSGSAVIDENNTAGFGKNALVAIFTHHNDPEEKKKTNRHQYQSLAYSLDQGQTWTKYAGNPVLPNPGIQDFRDPKVSWNTAAGKWIMTLATKDRITFYSSPDLKAWTKESEFGEKLGAHGGVWECPDLFPLTLDGKQQWVLLVSINPGGPNSGSATQYFIGQFDGKKFTPASTATRWVDYGKDNYAGVTYANTGARRIFQGWMSNWEYANQVPTSPWRNAMTVPRELALRKVGADVFLTSQPVPEIGRALTAGSVKLQNLTVKPTLDLTGKLPGLGDKFQLKMSTRQLTDFALVLANGRGEELVIGYDKKANEYYVDRSKSGLVAFSDKFPGRHAGPRRATTPAADLTLLVDASSVEVFADQGLTALSELFFPSEPFTTLTVKSAAGLSISELSYSRLATEAK is encoded by the coding sequence ATGAAAAAGTCTTTCCTGCTGGCCTTGTCCCTGGCTTCGCTGACCCACCTCACCCAGGCCCAGACGGCTGCCCCGTTGCCGCCGGCCACGCCCCAGTACCGCCCGGCCTACCACTTCTCGCCGGCCCGGATGTGGATGAACGACCCCAACGGCATGGTCTACTCCCAGGGCGTGTACCACCTGTTTTTCCAGCACTACCCCGAAGCCATGGTGTGGGGCCCGATGCACTGGGGCCACGCCACCAGCAAAGACCTAGTGCACTGGCAGGAGCAGCCCATTGCCCTGTTTCCGGACAAGCTGGGCTGGATTTTCTCGGGCAGCGCCGTCATCGACGAAAACAACACGGCGGGCTTCGGCAAGAATGCCCTGGTGGCCATCTTCACCCACCACAACGACCCGGAGGAAAAGAAAAAAACCAACCGCCACCAGTACCAGAGCCTGGCCTATAGCCTCGACCAGGGCCAGACCTGGACCAAGTACGCGGGCAACCCCGTGCTGCCCAACCCCGGCATTCAGGACTTCCGCGACCCGAAAGTGAGCTGGAACACCGCCGCCGGCAAGTGGATCATGACCCTGGCCACCAAGGACCGGATTACGTTTTATTCGTCGCCCGATCTGAAAGCCTGGACCAAGGAAAGTGAGTTTGGCGAGAAGCTCGGGGCCCACGGCGGCGTGTGGGAGTGCCCCGACCTGTTTCCACTGACCCTGGACGGCAAGCAGCAGTGGGTGCTGCTGGTCAGCATCAACCCCGGCGGGCCCAACAGCGGCTCGGCCACCCAGTACTTCATCGGGCAGTTCGACGGCAAAAAGTTTACGCCCGCCAGCACCGCCACCCGGTGGGTCGACTACGGCAAGGACAACTACGCCGGCGTGACTTACGCCAATACCGGGGCGCGCCGCATTTTCCAGGGCTGGATGAGCAACTGGGAATACGCCAACCAGGTGCCCACCTCGCCCTGGCGCAACGCCATGACCGTGCCCCGGGAGCTGGCCCTGCGCAAAGTCGGCGCCGACGTGTTTCTGACTTCCCAGCCGGTACCGGAAATCGGGCGGGCCCTGACGGCTGGCAGCGTGAAGCTCCAGAACCTGACCGTGAAGCCCACCCTGGATTTGACCGGCAAGCTGCCCGGCCTGGGCGACAAGTTTCAGCTGAAAATGAGCACCCGGCAGCTCACCGATTTTGCCCTGGTGCTGGCCAACGGCCGCGGCGAGGAACTGGTCATCGGCTACGACAAAAAGGCCAATGAATATTACGTCGACCGGAGCAAGTCGGGCCTGGTGGCGTTCAGTGACAAGTTTCCCGGCCGCCACGCCGGTCCGCGCCGGGCCACCACGCCCGCCGCCGACCTCACCCTGCTCGTCGATGCCAGCTCGGTGGAAGTGTTTGCCGACCAGGGCCTGACGGCCCTCTCGGAGCTGTTTTTTCCCTCCGAGCCGTTTACAACCCTCACGGTAAAATCGGCGGCCGGCCTGAGCATCAGCGAGCTGAGCTACAGCCGGCTGGCCACGGAGGCAAAATAG
- a CDS encoding zinc ribbon domain-containing protein yields the protein MSNLIQFVANHDDLSTDKGFQFKFYCDKCRNGHMSRFSPNSIGIAGELMRAAGSLFGGHFSDAGNAAYHVQRAIGGKAHDEALEKAVQEGKQYFKQCTRCGHWVCPDVCWNHKAGLCEDCAPDEHEELASQQRQAAKEQIYTKTREQNYTGNLDFLNQGAVVQCSNCQATLDAGKKFCPECGTPNVAAQTKEKFCADCGASVKPGQRFCAECGKPQG from the coding sequence ATGAGCAACCTGATTCAGTTTGTCGCCAACCACGACGACCTGTCCACCGACAAGGGATTCCAGTTCAAATTTTATTGTGATAAATGCCGTAACGGCCACATGTCGCGCTTCAGCCCCAACAGCATCGGCATTGCCGGGGAGCTGATGCGGGCCGCGGGCAGCCTCTTCGGTGGCCACTTCTCCGACGCCGGCAACGCGGCCTACCACGTGCAGCGCGCCATCGGGGGCAAGGCCCACGACGAAGCCCTGGAAAAAGCCGTGCAGGAAGGCAAGCAGTACTTCAAGCAGTGCACCCGCTGCGGCCACTGGGTGTGCCCCGACGTGTGCTGGAACCACAAGGCCGGCCTCTGCGAAGACTGCGCCCCCGACGAGCACGAGGAGCTGGCCTCCCAGCAGCGCCAGGCCGCCAAAGAGCAGATCTACACCAAAACCCGGGAGCAGAACTACACCGGCAACCTCGACTTCCTCAACCAAGGCGCCGTGGTGCAGTGCTCCAACTGCCAGGCCACCCTCGACGCGGGCAAGAAGTTCTGCCCCGAGTGCGGCACGCCCAACGTGGCAGCCCAAACCAAGGAAAAGTTCTGCGCCGACTGCGGGGCCAGCGTCAAGCCCGGCCAGCGCTTCTGCGCCGAGTGCGGCAAGCCGCAGGGGTAG
- a CDS encoding PID-CTERM protein-sorting domain-containing protein, which translates to MRYIVSSFRFFLVTLLLVTFGSRFQQARAQGPGNGGPQPGATNAPIDGGISLLLAAGAGYGLRRLAKRAPSQ; encoded by the coding sequence ATGCGCTATATCGTTTCTTCTTTTCGCTTTTTCCTCGTGACCCTGCTGCTAGTAACTTTCGGCAGCCGGTTTCAGCAAGCCCGGGCCCAGGGCCCCGGCAACGGCGGCCCGCAGCCCGGCGCGACCAATGCCCCCATTGATGGCGGCATCAGCCTGCTACTGGCCGCCGGAGCCGGCTACGGCCTGCGCCGGCTGGCCAAACGGGCACCGAGCCAGTAG